Proteins encoded within one genomic window of Solibaculum mannosilyticum:
- a CDS encoding flavin reductase family protein has translation MRKNFGAKPYTYPQPVFIVATYGEDGTPDAMNAAWGGISENTQISMCLSAGHKTVKNILARGAFTVSMADADHVVACDYVGIASGNNTSDKFEKAGFHATRSEFVDAPLIDELAIAVECKLVSYDEESCRLVGEIVNVSVDESVLDQDGNVDVKKAAPITFDPFHNAYIQLGEKVGNAFKDGLALR, from the coding sequence CGTGGCTACCTATGGAGAGGATGGTACTCCAGACGCCATGAATGCCGCTTGGGGAGGGATCAGTGAAAATACACAGATTTCTATGTGCCTCAGTGCGGGTCACAAGACGGTAAAGAATATTTTAGCTCGCGGCGCCTTTACAGTCAGCATGGCGGATGCGGACCATGTAGTTGCCTGCGACTATGTAGGTATTGCATCGGGAAACAATACATCGGATAAATTTGAGAAAGCTGGTTTTCACGCCACTCGCTCGGAGTTCGTGGATGCTCCACTGATCGATGAGTTGGCAATTGCCGTGGAGTGCAAGCTTGTAAGCTACGATGAGGAAAGCTGCCGTTTAGTAGGAGAGATCGTCAATGTCAGCGTGGATGAAAGTGTGCTGGATCAAGACGGAAATGTGGATGTGAAAAAGGCAGCTCCTATTACATTTGATCCATTTCATAATGCATATATTCAATTGGGTGAAAAGGTGGGGAATGCCTTTAAGGATGGTTTGGCTTTGCGATAA